A part of Carettochelys insculpta isolate YL-2023 chromosome 1, ASM3395843v1, whole genome shotgun sequence genomic DNA contains:
- the TMCC3 gene encoding transmembrane and coiled-coil domain protein 3 isoform X1: MPGSDTGLAVDRTYSDPERHQRARTRVERHDMNTLSLPLNIRRGGSDTNLNFDVPDGILEFHKVKLNADSLKQKILKVTEQIKIEQTARDGNVAEYLKLVNSADKQQAGRIKQVFEKKNQKSAHSIAQLQKKLEQYHRKLKDIEQNGSSKSSKDTSKDNLKDSQPSLKDVHGKSRTSGQGAESSKSSVPGVSLTPPVFVFSKSREFANLIRNKFGSADNISHLKNSLDEFRPEASSRAYGGSATIVDKPKYASDDECSSGTSGSADSNGNHSFGPGGTEALDSQAKLSMILEELREIKETQSQLAEDIENLKAQFKRDYGFISQTLQEERYRYERLEDQLNDLTDLHQHETANLKQELASIEERVAYQALERSRDVQEALESCQTRVFKLEFHQQEQQALQSETVNAKVLLGKCINVILAFMTVILVCVSTIAKFIAPMMKSRFHIICTFFAVTLLAIFCKNWDHIVCAIERMIIPR, encoded by the exons gTAGAAAGACATGACATGAATACTCTGAGCTTGCCACTTAACATTCGCCGTGGGGGCTCAGACACCAACCTCAACTTTGATGTACCTGATGGGATCTTAGAATTTCACAAAGTGAAACTTAATGCAGATagcctgaaacaaaaaattttaaaagttaCAGAACAGATCAAAATTGAACAAACGGCCCGTGATGGAAATGTAGCTGAATACTTAAAACTGGTGAACAGTGCAGACAAGCAGCAGGCTGGCCGTATTAAACAAGTCTTTGAGAAGAAGAACCAGAAGTCAGCCCACTCTATTGCCCAGCTGCAAAAGAAATTGGAACAATATCACCGAAAGCTCAAAGACATTGAACAAAATGGATCTTCCAAAAGTTCCAAAGATACTTCGAAAGATAACTTGAAGGATAGCCAGCCCTCTTTAAAAGATGTCCATGGCAAATCTCGTACCAGTGGCCAAGGTGCTGAGAGCAGCAAATCAAGTGTGCCGGGTGTCTCCTTGACACCACCAGTGTTTGTTTTCAGCAAGTCGAGAGAGTTTGCAAACTTGATTCGAAATAAATTTGGAAGTGCTGACAACATTTCTCACTTGAAAAATAGCCTGGATGAATTTCGGCCTGAAGCTAGTTCCAGGGCTTATGGTGGCAGTGCTACTATTGTGGATAAACCTAAATATGCTAGTGATGATGAATGCTCAAGTGGTACATCTGGCTCTGCAGATAGTAATGGGAACCATTCCTTTGGGCCTGGTGGGACAGAGGCTCTGGACAGCCAAGCAAAGCTTTCCATGATCTTGGAGGAACTGAGAGAAATAAAGGAGACACAGTCCCAATTAGCTGAGGATATAGAGAACTTAAAAGCACAGTTTAAAAGAGACTATGGTTTTATTTCTCAAACACTACAGGAGGAAAGATACAg GTATGAACGATTGGAAGACCAGCTAAATGATCTGACAGATCTTCATCAGCATGAGACTGCAAACCTAAAACAAGAGCTAGCCAGCATAGAGGAGAGAGTGGCATACCAGGCCTTAGAACGGTCACGAGATGTTCAG GAAGCCTTGGAATCTTGTCAGACTCGGGTTTTCAAGCTGGAGTTCCATCAGCAAGAACAGCAAGCCTTGCAGTCAGAAACTGTTAATGCCAAAGTACTCTTAGGAAAGTGTATAAATGTAATCCTGGCCTTCATGACAGTCATCTTAGTGTGTGTCTCTACCATTGCAAAGTTCATAGCTCCTATGATGAAGAGTCGATTCCACATTATCTGCACTTTTTTTGCAGTGACTCTACTTGCAATATTTTGTAAAAATTGGGATCACATTGTCTGTGCCATAGAAAGGATGATAATACCAAGATGA
- the TMCC3 gene encoding transmembrane and coiled-coil domain protein 3 isoform X2 gives MLRKVERHDMNTLSLPLNIRRGGSDTNLNFDVPDGILEFHKVKLNADSLKQKILKVTEQIKIEQTARDGNVAEYLKLVNSADKQQAGRIKQVFEKKNQKSAHSIAQLQKKLEQYHRKLKDIEQNGSSKSSKDTSKDNLKDSQPSLKDVHGKSRTSGQGAESSKSSVPGVSLTPPVFVFSKSREFANLIRNKFGSADNISHLKNSLDEFRPEASSRAYGGSATIVDKPKYASDDECSSGTSGSADSNGNHSFGPGGTEALDSQAKLSMILEELREIKETQSQLAEDIENLKAQFKRDYGFISQTLQEERYRYERLEDQLNDLTDLHQHETANLKQELASIEERVAYQALERSRDVQEALESCQTRVFKLEFHQQEQQALQSETVNAKVLLGKCINVILAFMTVILVCVSTIAKFIAPMMKSRFHIICTFFAVTLLAIFCKNWDHIVCAIERMIIPR, from the exons gTAGAAAGACATGACATGAATACTCTGAGCTTGCCACTTAACATTCGCCGTGGGGGCTCAGACACCAACCTCAACTTTGATGTACCTGATGGGATCTTAGAATTTCACAAAGTGAAACTTAATGCAGATagcctgaaacaaaaaattttaaaagttaCAGAACAGATCAAAATTGAACAAACGGCCCGTGATGGAAATGTAGCTGAATACTTAAAACTGGTGAACAGTGCAGACAAGCAGCAGGCTGGCCGTATTAAACAAGTCTTTGAGAAGAAGAACCAGAAGTCAGCCCACTCTATTGCCCAGCTGCAAAAGAAATTGGAACAATATCACCGAAAGCTCAAAGACATTGAACAAAATGGATCTTCCAAAAGTTCCAAAGATACTTCGAAAGATAACTTGAAGGATAGCCAGCCCTCTTTAAAAGATGTCCATGGCAAATCTCGTACCAGTGGCCAAGGTGCTGAGAGCAGCAAATCAAGTGTGCCGGGTGTCTCCTTGACACCACCAGTGTTTGTTTTCAGCAAGTCGAGAGAGTTTGCAAACTTGATTCGAAATAAATTTGGAAGTGCTGACAACATTTCTCACTTGAAAAATAGCCTGGATGAATTTCGGCCTGAAGCTAGTTCCAGGGCTTATGGTGGCAGTGCTACTATTGTGGATAAACCTAAATATGCTAGTGATGATGAATGCTCAAGTGGTACATCTGGCTCTGCAGATAGTAATGGGAACCATTCCTTTGGGCCTGGTGGGACAGAGGCTCTGGACAGCCAAGCAAAGCTTTCCATGATCTTGGAGGAACTGAGAGAAATAAAGGAGACACAGTCCCAATTAGCTGAGGATATAGAGAACTTAAAAGCACAGTTTAAAAGAGACTATGGTTTTATTTCTCAAACACTACAGGAGGAAAGATACAg GTATGAACGATTGGAAGACCAGCTAAATGATCTGACAGATCTTCATCAGCATGAGACTGCAAACCTAAAACAAGAGCTAGCCAGCATAGAGGAGAGAGTGGCATACCAGGCCTTAGAACGGTCACGAGATGTTCAG GAAGCCTTGGAATCTTGTCAGACTCGGGTTTTCAAGCTGGAGTTCCATCAGCAAGAACAGCAAGCCTTGCAGTCAGAAACTGTTAATGCCAAAGTACTCTTAGGAAAGTGTATAAATGTAATCCTGGCCTTCATGACAGTCATCTTAGTGTGTGTCTCTACCATTGCAAAGTTCATAGCTCCTATGATGAAGAGTCGATTCCACATTATCTGCACTTTTTTTGCAGTGACTCTACTTGCAATATTTTGTAAAAATTGGGATCACATTGTCTGTGCCATAGAAAGGATGATAATACCAAGATGA